From the Capnocytophaga sp. oral taxon 878 genome, the window GAACAAGCTACTAAGGCTTATGAAAGTTGTGGTGATTATTTAATGCAGTGTGAAACACTCCGACTCTCTGCTTGGGTAAAAGAACAAAACAATCAGAAAAGTGATGCTATAGATGATTATACAAAGGCATTTTATTTAGTAAATAAGATGACACCTGAGATAGCAAAACACTCAACATATCCTCTAATTGTTCAGAAGCTATTAGATAGTACTATTAGATTAGACAAGCTATCTGATAAGGAAATGGACAATGTATTGTCTCCAATTTTAGGAGAAGAATGGAGAAGTTATGTGAAAGAATACAGAAAGAACTAAGATATACTATATACTAAAAGATAGAAACATATTACGTTATGGAAAATCTAACACCAAAATTTTTTGAAAATCCAGCTACTATTTTCCTTATTGCAGCGATTGTACTTATTATCTTTGTAATAGGTATTATCTTAGATAAGGATTGGGCAGTTTTTATTATAAGAAAATCAGGATTTACCTTTTACATTGCCTCGTTAGGTAGAAATGCCGTGCGCCTCTATCAAGGGATTGGTTTTACCATAGGTGCTATTGCAGCTTTATTTCTATTTGCTTATTATTCAGGATATTTTAACAAATAACGCACCAATGGCAGAGACAGACCACAGTTTTTTCGATAACTTCAGCGACCACTTGCAATCCACTCTTGGACAGCAGGCGCAGGGGCTTTCCCAGCTGAAGATAGAGAATGCCAAGATGAACTCCAATAAGAACCTTAGTGGAGAGACCAAGACTGTGGCAAATGTGTTGGACGCTGTGGATGCAGGTGTGCAGGCTTTTGGGCTGGTAACAGGAGCTGTGGACGGGGTGGTAGAATCTGCCTTGGTAACTGCCCTTAGCGGTTTAGGACTTAAAGGAATGGCATGTCTGCCTGTGGCAATACAGCTAAGCCCTGTGCTGGGTATAGACATCCACTTTGTCAATATTCCGCCATCACCCGCCCCTGTGCCGATGCCTCATCCCTATATGGGTATCCTCTTGCGTCCTAAGGACTTTCTCTCGGCGGCAATCTTGTCGCTTATTCCTCCCCCACCAGAAGCACCTGATGTTGAAGACCCTGACAACCCCACAGAGGCGGAGCAACAAGCCTTAAACCTCAATAAAGCAGTGAACTTAGCCCATACCCTGCTCACGATGAAGCTGGGCAATCTGGGGGCATCCGTGCTCATCGGAGGGCTACCGCGTGTGGTGGCAGGTACCCCAACGATAAATATCCCTCACGTTCCTATGGGAGCAGGCTTTCACGCTGTGGCAGCAGGCATTCAAAAGAACAAAGGACACGCCTATATGGGTAGCCTCAACGTGCTGGCAGATGGCGACCCGCTCTCGGGTGGCGGTGCACACTTGCATATGAACTGCTGTGATGTAGGCATCCCCTCTCCCCATACCGCTGGACAAGTAGCCAAACACAAGGAAGTACCTACAGGAATTCCTGTGTATTTGCCCACAGGAGTGATTAACCCCATACCAATGAGCAAACAGGTGCTTACCAACCCCGTGCCTATCCCTCTTAACCCTATCTCTTTTTTTAGTGGGAAGATAAAATCCTCTTTTGGGCGTTTGTTTAAGAAAGCAAAGAAAAAACTCTCAGATAAACTTCACGGGATAGTCAATAAGCATATCCAATCTGATAAACTCAAAGACAGACTACATACGGCTATCTGTACCGTTACAGGGCACCCTGTGGACGTGGCAGATGGCACTTTCTTTACTGATGAGGAAGACTTCTTCCTCTCAGGGGTAATTCCCTTCTCGTGGCAGCGTATCTATTACAGCCAAAGCGACTATCGCGGTCCTTTGGGCTATGGCTGGCATCACAGTTATGATATGGCTATCGTGGTAGACGAGCACAGCCTCACTTTTAGAATGAGTGATGGTCGCCCTATTGCCTTTGTGCTGCCCACTGCCGACCACCCTGTGCTTAATATCGCTGAGCAAATGGAAGCGCGTTGCACCGCTGAGGGAGAGTACTATATCTGGAACCGCAAAGAAGACCTATATTACTACTTTACCAAAGAAAAATACAAACAACAACAACTGCTAAGCCGTATTGTAGACAACAACGATTTTAGCATTGACTTCTTCTACAACCGCAGTGGGCATCTTGAAAAGATCATCGATAGCTGCAAGCGTACCCTGCGGATTGAAAACGATAGCAAGGGGCATATCACCAAAATTATCGCCCCTCACCCTGAGTACCAAAGCAAACCAGAAGATAATGCACTGACAGTCGCTATTTATGAGTACGATACTGAGGGCAACCTTATCAAAGAGACCAACGCTGCGGGCGATAGTATGCACTTTGAGTACGACAATCACCTGCTCACCAAAGAGGTATGGCGTACAGGGCTTACGTGGCACTTTGTTTATGATGGTAATAAGACGGGTGCGCGCTGCGTGCATACGTGGGGTGATAAAGACCTCTACAACCACCGCCTGACTTTCTTAGAGGGAAAAACCATCGTTACCAACAGCTTAGGACACGACACCACCTATTATCACAAAGGCGGGCTGGTATACAAGCAGGTAGATGCTGAGGGAGGCGAACAGCATTGGCGTTACGATGCCAACAATCAGCTCATCGCCTATACCGACCAATTAGGCAGTACCTACTTTTACGACTATGACGAGCGCGGCAATACGCTAAGGGCAACCGACCCCGAGGGTGGTAATACCCAAACCGAATACCCGCACCCAATACTGCCATTAGGGCACTTACCTACGAAGTTTAAAGACTTAAACGGAGGGGTATGGCGTTGGAAGTACGACAAGCACGGGAATGTCATTACCCGCATCAATCCCGAGGGGGCTATTACCACAATGGAATACCAAGAGGGACTTTTGAAGACCATCACCGATCCGCTGGGCAATACCACCTCCCTCAAATACGATAGCGAGCACAACATCACAGAGGTGAGCGACAACAGAGGCAACCGCAGTTATTTTGAGTATGATAAATGGGGGCGATGCACCGCTATTACCAACCCCAAAGGAGCGAAGCAAGAGCGAACCTTTGACGCGCTTAATAGGGTCATTCGGGTAAAGGACTTTGACGGCAATGAAATCAAACTCGCTTACGACCCTATTGACAACCTGACCTACTACCGCGACAATATCAACGAGGTAAGCTACAGCTACAAGGGGATGTGGAAGCTCGGCAAGCGTACCGACTACAGAGGTACGATGAAGTTCGACTACAACACTGAAGAACAGCTCACAGCTATCTTCAATGAAAAGAGAGAGCGGCATTACTTTGAACTTGACAAGGTAGGGAATGTTATTGAGGAAACGAACTTTGCTGAAAAGCTAAGACGCTACAAACGCGACCTTGCAGGTAGGGTTATTGAAGAAACGCTGCCCAGTGGCAAACAAAGAGCTTATAACTACGACAAAGTAGGGCGTGTAACCAAAGTGGAGATGGTCTCAGGGATGCGCGGCAGCGATGAGGAGCTATCGCAGTTCTTTGAGTACTACCCCTCAGGAAAACTCGCCCGTGCAGTGAATATCAACAGTGAGCTTAAATTCTCTTACAACAACTTAGGACTGCTCACCAAGGAATACTGCAATGGGGAGCAAATCACCCATAGTTATAACAACTTAGGGCAGCGCATCAGCACTGAGAGTAGCAAGGGAGCGAACTTGCAATACGAGCACGACAGCTTTGGACAGCTCAGCAGGATGAGCGTAGAGCAAGAGGGCGTGCAATGGGAGAGTACCCACCAGTACGACAGCTTAGGTTTTGAGTTGGAACGCCACCTGCCAGGGAAGATACGACAGACCTTTAAGTATGATGATATAGGCAGGCTTATAGACCAACAGACACTCACCGACTACAAGATACGCCACCAACGGCGTTATACTTGGGGCGTGGGCAATCGCCTGCAACAAACTAACGACAGTAAGTTTGGAACTACCCATTACAACTACGACCTTGTGGGACACCTTCAGCACGCTACCTTTGGCGACCACACCCAGCAATGGCGCAAGAGCGATAAGACAGGCAACCTCTTCAATACAGAAGACAGGCAAGGAATAGAATACGGGAAAGGCAATCGCTTAAAGAAATGGCACGGCTGGACGTTTAAATACGATGACGATGGCAAACTTATAGAGAAGTACAAAGGTGGCGGGGGTTGGTTTAGTGCTAAGGAGGAGTGTTGGCAGTACAAGTGGGATGCTTTTGGAATGCTCAAGGAGGTAAAACGCCCTGACAAGCAAAAAGTAACCTTTACCTACGATGCTCTTGGCAGACGCCTTACCAAGCATTTTAGCCGCACCACCACCCACTTTTTGTGGAGTGGCAATGTGCCCTTGCACGAATGGAAAGAAACCTTTGAGTTCAATTATAGCACGGGCTTATATGATTTAGGTACTGAGCACAGTCCCATCACTTGGATTTTTGAAGCAGGCTCTTTTGTGCCTTGTGGAAAAATCACCAACGGCAAACATTACTCCATCATCACCGACCACTTAGGTACCCCCATAGAAGCCTACAACCAAGAAGGCGCGCTAATATGGGAACGCGAACAAGACCTCTATGGCAACTCCCGACAAGGTTTTGCAAAAGAAAACTTCAGGTGTCCATTCAAGTACCAAGGACAATATTACGATCCTGAGATAGAACTTTGCTACAATAGGTTTAGGTATTATCACCCTGAAACGGGTAGGTATATAAGTGAAGACCCGATAAGATTCTTATCTGGGGAGCCTAACTTTTTCGCGTATGTAAGTGATACCAATGCGTGGGTGGATGTGCTGGGATTGGGGGGGAGTATTTATGCAAACACTAGAGAAATGACTGATGAAGAAATAGCTCGTTTTTTTGGTGATGAAAAATGGCACAAAACTAATGCAAAATCAGATTATTTAGGAAATTTTAAGAAAGAAATGAAAGGAGATACTAATGCAGATTTTCACATAGATAAAGATACAAATGATATTTACTTAAAGACTAATCAAAAAAAAATATGGATAAACACAGGAGATAAATTAGAATAAATATGATTGCTTATTATATCAACATAGAAATATTTGGAACAGAGTTATTAATAGATGAAATACTTAAAATATTAGGTAATAAGATTAAGATAGGGAATATCATCCATCCAAATGATAAGAACCCTAAAAGAGATGAAAAATATGGCTTTGGTTGTATTTCTTTATCGCATCCTAAAGTTTATATAGCTGACGATGAATTAGTAGATTATCTTTCTTGGTTATCTGATTTCATAAAAGAGTATTTTGATATTTTCTATACTTTGGGGATGGAAGAGGTTTGGTTTTATACAAACATATACTATACAGATAGTTTTCTCAGCTTAGAGTTATTTGATAGTGATTTTTTAAAACAAATAGCTTCTTATAAGATATCTATATCTATTCCTATGAACATATATAAAGAAACTGAACAGGAAATTATAGAGATGTTACGTAATAGACCATAGGACTAATAAAAAAAATATATAGATAAACACAGGAGATAAATTAGAATAAATATGATTGCTTATTATATCAGCATAGATATATTTGGAACAGAGTTATTAATAGATGAAATACTTAAAATATTAGGTAATAAGATTAAGATAGAGTATATCATCCATCCAAATGATAAGAAGCCTAAAAGAGATGAAAAATATGGCTTTGGTTGTATTTCTTTATCGCATCCTAAAGTTTATATAGCTGACGATGAATTAGTAGATTATCTTTCTTGGTTATCTGATTTCATAAAAGAGTATTTTGATATTTTCTATACTTTGGGGATGGAAAAGGCTTGTTTTTTTACAAACATATACTATACAGATAGTTTTCTCAGCTTAGATTTATTTGATAGTGATTTTTTAAAACAAATAGCTTCTTATAAGATATCTATATCTATTCCTATGGACATATATAAAGAAACTGAACAGGAAATTATAGAGATGTTACGTAATAGACCATAGGACTAATAAAAAAATATATGGATAAACACAGGAGATAAATTAGAATAAATATGATTGCTTATTATATCAACATAGAAATATTAGGAACAGAGTTATTAATAGATGAAATACTTAAAATATTAGGTAATAAGATTAAGATAGGGAAAATCATCCATCCAAATGATAAGAACCCTAAAACAGGTGAAAAATATGACTTTGGTTTGATTCGTTTATTGCATCCTAAAGTTTATATAGATGACGATGAATTAAAATATAGCTTTGGTTGTATTGGTTTATCGTATCCTAAAGTTTATATAGATGACGATAAATTAGTAGGTTATCTTTCTTGGTTCTCTGATTTCATAAAAGAGTATTTTGATATTTTCTATACTTTGGGGATGGAAAAGGCTTGTTTTGTTACAAACATATACTATACAAAAAGTTTTCTCAGCTTAGAGTTATTTGATAGTGATTTTTTAAAACAAATAGCTTCTTATAAGATATCTATATCTATTCCTATGAACATATATGAAGTAACTGAACAGGAAATTATAGAGATGTTACGTAATAGACCATATTGAGTTGTTGAAAATATGTATAGCTGAAAACTATAAAAATAATAGACG encodes:
- a CDS encoding immunity 17 family protein, which codes for MENLTPKFFENPATIFLIAAIVLIIFVIGIILDKDWAVFIIRKSGFTFYIASLGRNAVRLYQGIGFTIGAIAALFLFAYYSGYFNK
- a CDS encoding DUF6531 domain-containing protein; translation: MAETDHSFFDNFSDHLQSTLGQQAQGLSQLKIENAKMNSNKNLSGETKTVANVLDAVDAGVQAFGLVTGAVDGVVESALVTALSGLGLKGMACLPVAIQLSPVLGIDIHFVNIPPSPAPVPMPHPYMGILLRPKDFLSAAILSLIPPPPEAPDVEDPDNPTEAEQQALNLNKAVNLAHTLLTMKLGNLGASVLIGGLPRVVAGTPTINIPHVPMGAGFHAVAAGIQKNKGHAYMGSLNVLADGDPLSGGGAHLHMNCCDVGIPSPHTAGQVAKHKEVPTGIPVYLPTGVINPIPMSKQVLTNPVPIPLNPISFFSGKIKSSFGRLFKKAKKKLSDKLHGIVNKHIQSDKLKDRLHTAICTVTGHPVDVADGTFFTDEEDFFLSGVIPFSWQRIYYSQSDYRGPLGYGWHHSYDMAIVVDEHSLTFRMSDGRPIAFVLPTADHPVLNIAEQMEARCTAEGEYYIWNRKEDLYYYFTKEKYKQQQLLSRIVDNNDFSIDFFYNRSGHLEKIIDSCKRTLRIENDSKGHITKIIAPHPEYQSKPEDNALTVAIYEYDTEGNLIKETNAAGDSMHFEYDNHLLTKEVWRTGLTWHFVYDGNKTGARCVHTWGDKDLYNHRLTFLEGKTIVTNSLGHDTTYYHKGGLVYKQVDAEGGEQHWRYDANNQLIAYTDQLGSTYFYDYDERGNTLRATDPEGGNTQTEYPHPILPLGHLPTKFKDLNGGVWRWKYDKHGNVITRINPEGAITTMEYQEGLLKTITDPLGNTTSLKYDSEHNITEVSDNRGNRSYFEYDKWGRCTAITNPKGAKQERTFDALNRVIRVKDFDGNEIKLAYDPIDNLTYYRDNINEVSYSYKGMWKLGKRTDYRGTMKFDYNTEEQLTAIFNEKRERHYFELDKVGNVIEETNFAEKLRRYKRDLAGRVIEETLPSGKQRAYNYDKVGRVTKVEMVSGMRGSDEELSQFFEYYPSGKLARAVNINSELKFSYNNLGLLTKEYCNGEQITHSYNNLGQRISTESSKGANLQYEHDSFGQLSRMSVEQEGVQWESTHQYDSLGFELERHLPGKIRQTFKYDDIGRLIDQQTLTDYKIRHQRRYTWGVGNRLQQTNDSKFGTTHYNYDLVGHLQHATFGDHTQQWRKSDKTGNLFNTEDRQGIEYGKGNRLKKWHGWTFKYDDDGKLIEKYKGGGGWFSAKEECWQYKWDAFGMLKEVKRPDKQKVTFTYDALGRRLTKHFSRTTTHFLWSGNVPLHEWKETFEFNYSTGLYDLGTEHSPITWIFEAGSFVPCGKITNGKHYSIITDHLGTPIEAYNQEGALIWEREQDLYGNSRQGFAKENFRCPFKYQGQYYDPEIELCYNRFRYYHPETGRYISEDPIRFLSGEPNFFAYVSDTNAWVDVLGLGGSIYANTREMTDEEIARFFGDEKWHKTNAKSDYLGNFKKEMKGDTNADFHIDKDTNDIYLKTNQKKIWINTGDKLE